A single Populus nigra chromosome 13, ddPopNigr1.1, whole genome shotgun sequence DNA region contains:
- the LOC133671623 gene encoding cytochrome P450 81C13-like — translation MLTKNLCFTMDYMYYCLAFFLSSFLLFKLVFQRSRNLPPSPFGFPIIGHLHLVSKPPMHKVLAILSNKCGPVFTLKLGSRNIVAVCSLSAAEECFIKNDIVFANRPQSIFVHYWSYNYAAFLFAPYGHLWRTLRRFSVTELFSRSCLDRSTAISDEVRTLVRLILSKVSDDGAKKVDLNYFFTVTSLNVIMKMNAGKKWVEEEKAACIDSGKQCIEDVQKIFPSNPGTTLLDFFPFLKWFGYKGEEESVIKVYKERDEFLQGLIEEVKRKETSSVTSNPAEGVKDQTTVIGSLLALQKSDPELYTDEVVKGTMATLYLAGVDTVDFTTEWAMTFLLNHPERLERVKAEIDREVGHERLVQESDLPKLRYVRCVVNETLRLYPPAPLLLPHAPSEDCIVGGYKIPRGTIVMVNAWAIHRDPKLWEDPESFKPERFEGLNNEGEKQGFIPFGIGRRACPGNHMAMRRVMLALAALIQCFEWERVGQQLVDMSIVDALISVQKAKPLEAICTPRPFTTTLISPP, via the exons ATGCTTACAAAGAATTTGTGCTTCACCATGGACTACATGTACTACTGCCTTGCTTTCTTCCTCTCCAGCTTTCTTCTATTCAAACTTGTATTCCAACGTTCCCGCAACTTACCACCAAGTCCTTTCGGTTTTCCGATCATAGGCCATCTCCACCTTGTCTCGAAGCCACCAATGCATAAAGTGCTAGCAATTCTTTCAAATAAATGCGGTCCAGTTTTTACTCTTAAATTAGGCAGCAGGAACATTGTTGCTGTTTGTTCTTTATCAGCTGCTGAAGAATGTTTCATCAAGAATGATATAGTTTTTGCCAACAGGCCTCAGAGCATATTTGTCCATTATTGGAGCTACAACTACGCTGCCTTTTTATTCGCTCCGTATGGCCATCTCTGGCGGACTCTGAGGCGTTTCTCGGTCACTGAACTGTTTTCTCGAAGCTGCCTCGATCGGTCTACTGCCATTAGCGATGAAGTCCGCACCCTTGTCCGCCTGATTCTGTCCAAAGTCTCTGATGATGGAGCCAAGAAGGTGGACTTGAATTATTTCTTCACAGTCACCTCTCTCAATGTAATTATGAAGATGAATGCTGGAAAGAAGTGGGTGGAAGAGGAGAAAGCTGCCTGTATCGATTCAGGAAAGCAGTGTATTGAGGATGTCCAAAAGATATTCCCTTCAAATCCAGGGACCACcttgttggatttttttccatttttgaaATGGTTTGGGTACAAGGGGGAGGAGGAGAGTGTGATAAAGGTGTACAAAGAGAGGGATGAATTCTTGCAGGGCTTGATAGAAGAGGTGAAACGAAAGGAAACAAGTTCAGTTACAAGTAATCCTGCTGAAGGAGTGAAGGATCAGACAACTGTGATTGGAAGTCTATTGGCCCTCCAAAAATCAGACCCTGAATTGTATACGGATGAAGTTGTCAAGGGTACCATGGCG ACACTCTATTTGGCAGGAGTAGATACAGTAGATTTCACTACGGAATGGGCAATGACATTTCTGCTGAACCATCCAGAGAGATTAGAGAGGGTGAAAGCGGAGATTGACAGGGAAGTCGGGCATGAGCGCCTGGTACAAGAGTCTGATCTTCCCAAGCTAAGATATGTCCGTTGTGTCGTTAATGAGACCCTTCGTTTGTATCCTCCAGCCCCACTTTTGCTGCCTCACGCACCATCTGAAGACTGCATCGTAGGTGGATACAAGATACCACGAGGCACGATTGTGATGGTGAATGCATGGGCCATACATAGGGATCCCAAGTTGTGGGAAGATCCTGAGAGCTTCAAGCCGGAGAGATTTGAAGGTCTTAATAATGAAGGGGAAAAACAAGGATTCATCCCATTCGGTATTGGGAGAAGGGCTTGCCCTGGAAATCACATGGCCATGCGCAGGGTGATGTTGGCATTGGCTGCGCTTATTCAGTGCTTTGAATGGGAAAGAGTCGGGCAGCAACTGGTAGATATGAGCATAGTAGATGCTCTTATCTCTGTACAAAAGGCTAAGCCTTTGGAGGCTATTTGTACTCCTCGTCCTTTCACCACTACACTCATCTCTCCACCCTAA